In the genome of Vibrio ziniensis, the window ATACATTTCTGAAGTCTGTTCAAAGCCATGTTGCCCGTAGTATTTAGCGAGATGTTGCTGGGCACTTATGGTGATATCTTCATTTGGCCAACGTTGCTGACACTCATGCAGAGCCTGAGACATGAGTTTATGACCTAAACCATCGCCACGAGCACTTTGTTTGGTGACGACTCTGCCAATACTCAATGTTGAGTAGCTGATGCCCTTAGGTAACAGACGCGCACAGGCTACCAGCTCTTCACCTTTGTAACCGAGTAGGTGGAAAACGCCCTCTACACGATCTTTATTATCCAGTTCTGGATATGGGCAGGTTTGTTCCACAACAAACACATCAACTCTTAGTTTCAGCATTTCATAG includes:
- a CDS encoding GNAT family N-acetyltransferase, whose product is MLNWQCLSFSELSTTQLYEMLKLRVDVFVVEQTCPYPELDNKDRVEGVFHLLGYKGEELVACARLLPKGISYSTLSIGRVVTKQSARGDGLGHKLMSQALHECQQRWPNEDITISAQQHLAKYYGQHGFEQTSEMYLEDDIPHIEMKRIA